TTCCGGTGGACGAAGTATAAGCTTTGAATGCTCTATTAATAGATGGAATAGTACCATCAAAACTTAAACTTGGCAATAAGCTGCGTTTAAATGTTTTAAACTCCCAATAACTAGCACGCAATTGATGTTGAGCAATAAGTGCATCGGGCGATTGTTTTTTAGCAATATTTATAACATCTTCCAACGTTAAATTGCGTAGCTGTGCCTCAGTATTTAATGAAAAACTCAGGCTAAATAAAATTATAAAAGCAATTATTTTAGTTTGCATGTGTCTATTTTTTTATTCGTGACGCAAAGAAGTTACAGGATCTTGTAATGCGGCTTTTTTTGCCGGCATATAGCCAAAGAGAACACCAATTCCTGCCGAAACTCCAAAAGAAATTAATATTGAAAATACAGATACTATGGTTAGAATTCCCGTTAGCTGCGTAATTAAAAACGCGATGATTAAACCCAAAAATATTCCAATAATTCCACCAAAAACAGAAATTAAAGTAGCTTCGGTTAAAAACTGGAGAATAACATCGCTTTGAGTTGCGCCAATAGCGCGCCTCACTCCTATTTCGCGTATACGCTCCATTACAGAAGCAAGCATAATATTCATAATCCCAATACCACCTACAATTAAAGATATACTTGCAATAGCCCCCAACACAATATTAAAAATATTACGTGTTTTTTGCTCTTGTTTCAGTAAAAGTTCGGGGACAATAACTCTAAAATCTTTGGCTCCGGCATGTCGCCTTTCCAACATACGTTGAAGTACATTTGCCGTGGCTTGCAACTGTTCGGCTTCTTTTACCTGAACCACTATTTTATCAAGCTGATTTCTATTATTATCGTTTGTTTCATTATTATTTCTTCCCGAAACCAAACTGGATTTACTAATAACCGATCTATCGTTAAAGCGTAAAAGTGCCGTTTGAATGGGAGCATAAACATTCATATTAAAATCATCGATTCCCAAGTTACCATCTCCGGAGTCAATTCCTCGACTTTTCAGAACGCCGATAACACGCAACCATACATCTCCACATTTAATTTGCTTTCCAATAGCCTCTTCTGTAGGAAATAGTCGCGATTTTATCTTATGACCGATAATACAAACCTGCTCGCCATACTCATAATGCTTTTCATTAAAAAGCTGACCTTTAATGATGTCAAGACTATATACTTCAAAAAAATCGGGAGTAACGCCGGTAAAATCACCGGCAATACTTTTATTCTCATAAATCACAATGGTTTCGTTAGTTACCTCCGGAGACACTCTAATAATAGTTGGGATAATTTCCTTCATTGCGGCAGCTTCTTTAAGATTTAAGCCCGAAGAAAGTTTAGCTTTAGCTAAATCGTTTTCTTGATTATCTTCATCAGCAGTTTGTTCGGCACGTAGCAAACGAGGAGTAATAACAATATTGTTAACTCCAACTAATTTCATTTGATCGAGTACTTCTTTCTTAGCTCCATTTCCTATGGCGAGCATAGAAATAACAGCTGCAACGCCAAAAATTATCCCTAAAGCTGTTAACAATGAGCGAACTTTATTCTCTAAAATAGCTTTGGATGCAATACTGAGGACAAGCAAGTACTTATCCCAT
The genomic region above belongs to Bacteroidales bacterium and contains:
- a CDS encoding ABC transporter permease yields the protein MNRFKLKWDKYLLVLSIASKAILENKVRSLLTALGIIFGVAAVISMLAIGNGAKKEVLDQMKLVGVNNIVITPRLLRAEQTADEDNQENDLAKAKLSSGLNLKEAAAMKEIIPTIIRVSPEVTNETIVIYENKSIAGDFTGVTPDFFEVYSLDIIKGQLFNEKHYEYGEQVCIIGHKIKSRLFPTEEAIGKQIKCGDVWLRVIGVLKSRGIDSGDGNLGIDDFNMNVYAPIQTALLRFNDRSVISKSSLVSGRNNNETNDNNRNQLDKIVVQVKEAEQLQATANVLQRMLERRHAGAKDFRVIVPELLLKQEQKTRNIFNIVLGAIASISLIVGGIGIMNIMLASVMERIREIGVRRAIGATQSDVILQFLTEATLISVFGGIIGIFLGLIIAFLITQLTGILTIVSVFSILISFGVSAGIGVLFGYMPAKKAALQDPVTSLRHE